From a single Micromonospora carbonacea genomic region:
- a CDS encoding non-ribosomal peptide synthetase/type I polyketide synthase, whose translation MTTASPPARRPAVSRGGELPADPEHPRTLGAALRRAARDFPDAGIRVVAEDGTDTLLDHATLLTRARAVRAGLRARGVAPGSAAILRVDSGVDYWPAFWGCALGGVVPLTVGAPAGYDADSPAVAALLHAWRALDAPVVLAGAADAAGLAGLPLADRVVDVAELAAAGPAGPAAGRAAADPAGASADADVEPGPDEVAVLQLSSGSTGTPKIIPLTHRGLSEYAVGARVLLDVRPGDVLLNWLPLDHVAGLLLYHLGGVFLGASSVHVATGLVLADPTRWLDLMARHGVTHGWSPNFGLGLVADAVGRDPGGRRWELGGVRRMVSGGEQCLPETFRAFVAATGVPAAAMTPAWGMSETSTGITFGSFTEPGCRQVVRTASLDGDVEWVEDATGAREDVTELLSVGRPAPGATLRIVDADGAVQPEGRVGRVQVRSARVTPGYLGDPEATRAAFPDGDWLDTGDLGYLRDGALTVTGRAKDLLILNGQNIPCHEIERVVGAVAGVRAGLVAAVGVPDARTGTEALVVFAVTDAEGGHAAAPADPHATTGSAAERVAGAVSTAVARRWQLAPRRVVILGEADFPRTTGGKIRRAELRRRFLADGFPPPTGRPGDAAAGGPGAAPAGEEGLVAPGRPAVRAVVRAALADVLGRPAETDRPFYELGVGSVEIVALRARLEEALGRSVPQPALFAHPTVDALAAHLAAAGPAPAGGEAAARPADRRVAVVGMAARFPGAADVDEFWAALLAGVESVRAFTPAELAAAGVPEHLAADPGYVAASGVLDDVAGFDAAFFGVSPREAELLDPQHRLFLETCQHALEDAGCPGEAGGRRIGVFAGGGMNLYPHHTYLRHQLPQAVASADPATAIGAALGNQPDFLATRVAYRLGLTGPAVTVQTACSTSLVAVHLAARALLAGDADVAVAGAVAVHVPQVTGYRHTPGSILSASGRCRPFDADADGTVGGNGVAAVVLKPLDRALADGDRIHAVLLGSAVNNDGSGKVGWTAPGVAGQVDVVRRALRDAGVPAASIGYVEAHGTGTALGDPVEHHALAEAYAPARAFLGSVKANIGHLDSCAGMAGLIKAVLAVRSGRVPPQINFARPNPALRLADGPFTVTTVAADWPATGAPRRAAVSALGVGGTNAHVVVEQPPAPPPRAADPPDVVPGLLPISAADPAALAALALRHRDRLRADPDLALADVVRTAGTGRRHLGHRLVALGGSTAALAEALDRHAAGLPADVLTGEAGGDAGGPVALAFPGQGDVGDALLPLAARFPVVRVVLDEAAAAYREAVGGDLVARLRADRPAVARPTDVAQPALVVAGVALARLWRSWGLSVGHVLGHSVGEYTALVVAGALPLADAVRLAAHRGRLMADHLPPGAMLAVLADRPTVDALAAGSPLELAAVNGPTQHVLAGPPDAVAAVADRAARLGVATRRLPVDRAFHSAAVAPVLGPLRELAATVEFRPTRLPLVNALDGRVRPPGWRPDAEHLCRHAREPVRWHDAVSTLSAEAVATVVEAGAGGLLTALAGTTGAAPGATGAGPRWVPSQRRGLDPVAGLWRAVAELHVAGTPVDWAALVDGHGGRRVTLPSYPFQRRPFWATPEPAAASAPVVSPAPVVSPAPAVSPAPAGDRRADAVPAASPAGTAGGADAVLERVRALTAERLGLAAAEVDPDAGFFALGADSLLLITMSREIERDFAVRVPVRDLFTTVDTPRRLATAITAAAPPTGPDATASAASPPATDGGPSGDARRPVPGELVDVVRQQLDLMRQQLALLGVAAGLPADPPTAPPEPAAPPRPAPTPAPAYAPPTPAPTPAPPAPASVPVPVSGPAPAAAPAGADPRPAAGAATRPDTVDFSLYFFGDYPDQDRDDKYGVIVDAAEFADAHGFHAVWLPERHFHSFGGLFPNPSVLAAALATRTRRVRLNAGSVVLPLHHPVRVAEEWSMVDNLSGGRIGLGCAPGWHANDFVFHPEHFGRHKQVMYEHLETVRRLWRGDAVPARSGSGEALDVRLFPRPVQPEPPVFTAIVGNPDSYREAARRDVGVVTNLMTQDVAGLAENVALYRRTRAEHGLDPAGGRVVVLLHTYLGEDADRARAEAFEPFCAYLRSSFSLLGQVVNSLGMNIDLAGTPDEDVRFVLGRAYERYCAQRALIGSPQSCRSVVEAVLAAGADEIACFVDFGLPADAVRAGLPVLDALRRATPRRPVGDPPHPGGRTAPLSSAQRRLWLMERLHPGTPAYNEAAAVRLVGPLDHAALRGALRDVVDRHAPLRTHYAEVAGEPRQVVRDRVPVELPVREHTGGAEDEAVRAALAAESRRVFDLAAGPVFAFTLLRFSATRHVLVLAFHHLATDGGSYAVLTDEVSARYRARVTGVAAELPPLPVTYPELAAAGDGEPDDKDLAYWRGQLDPAPPTLVLPSDLARPALPSAAGESVFRELPAELARRVRRFSRAEGVTPFTTLLSAFGVLLSRFTGQDDLVVGTGTSGRDERTAGLVGFFVRTLPLRLDLTGDPSFRELLARVRVTAADGYEHDRVPFDALVEAVAPHREAGRHPLFDVVVEYESGPGAFAFDLPGVTAEPLPLGLAKAPVDLMVYLSHGETLRCHVEYRTDVLDRATVDRLLDHLHRLLDVLTRAPGEPLSRLAARFDDPAARPVGPRPAPAADRLHDLFLRQADRTPDAVAVVDGERRWTYRELRDRARALARRVAAHGVGPDDLVAVLLPRRAELVAAQLGALLAGAAFLPLDPDLPAARLRDLLADSDARLLLTAADVADPFAETGSGAGGSAPGAAGSGAVRVARMLVDRPGDPGLPDPVDAAGPGHLAWCVHTSGSTGRPRLVGVPHRAAVDVVDWHVRALALTGADTVAHALGLGFDANLAEIHPTLAAGATLHLVPSRVRADPARLVDRWRRAGVTVAYLPAPLAELVFAVPPAPAVRVLVVGGSQLRRRPPAGYPAEVLDAYGPTEAAIVTTAGPVPPAGTGPIDIGRPVDHRRLYVLGRDGTPVPAGAVGELHVGGTGLARGYLGRPGATAAAFLPDPNAAEPGARMYRTGDLVRLRGDGTVEFRGRVDDQVKIAGHRVEPGEAAAALALLPGVRQAAVVARHDRAEPYLVGYVVPDTADGPDADTADADTADADTGAAGGAAPPDARTARLAAELGERLPAHLVPRAWVVLDALPVGDTGKVDVSRLPAPAAPPAGEEPRPGVERLVHDAWCAELGVPRVPLDVSYFAAGGDSLGAVRLANRLREALGVDVGVDRVLRSPGVRAMAAALDPAGRAPATYQQELMWHRQRQAPNPAAVHMAVRVDLTGPLDVPALTAAVDALVGRHEALRTRVVAGDGGAVQEVLPHRPVAVPVVDLAATDADAAAVRAWCVAVGREPFPADGPWLRARLARLAADRWVLSLVVHHLCGDGWSMLQLLDELARAYAGAPPARVPALRYVEHARRQRAAQVPPEALRHWRETLADLPRAVALPTDRPRPAVPSGVGAEYAFTLPAALTGRLTRLAAGAGLTLFPLLAAAYARFVGALTGTRDVLLACPYAHRDRRELEAVVGLFTGTLPLRVRLRDDEPLADLAARFDAVFLAAVRHQPAPLPALYAAVDPGWRMGDPPPFAGALFTWNPGMPPARLPGLAAEVTDQGLDCARRDWSIMLTPAGDGLLGVVEYSTDLYDESTVAERCRRYVDILVRAAG comes from the coding sequence TTCGGGTCGTTCACCGAGCCGGGCTGCCGGCAGGTGGTCCGCACCGCCAGCCTGGACGGCGACGTGGAGTGGGTCGAGGACGCCACCGGCGCGAGGGAGGACGTCACCGAGCTGCTCTCCGTCGGGCGGCCCGCGCCCGGGGCGACCCTGCGGATCGTCGACGCCGACGGCGCGGTGCAGCCCGAGGGGCGGGTCGGCCGGGTGCAGGTGCGCTCGGCCCGCGTCACCCCCGGCTACCTCGGCGACCCCGAGGCCACCCGCGCCGCGTTCCCCGACGGGGACTGGCTGGACACCGGGGACCTGGGCTACCTGCGCGACGGGGCGCTGACCGTCACCGGCCGCGCCAAGGACCTGCTCATCCTCAACGGGCAGAACATCCCCTGCCACGAGATCGAGCGCGTCGTCGGCGCGGTCGCGGGGGTGCGCGCCGGGCTCGTCGCCGCCGTCGGGGTGCCCGACGCCCGCACCGGCACCGAGGCGCTCGTGGTGTTCGCCGTCACCGACGCCGAGGGGGGCCACGCCGCCGCTCCCGCTGATCCGCACGCCACGACCGGGTCGGCGGCGGAACGGGTGGCCGGGGCGGTGTCGACGGCGGTGGCCCGGCGCTGGCAGCTCGCCCCACGGCGGGTGGTGATCCTCGGCGAGGCCGACTTCCCCCGTACCACCGGGGGCAAGATCCGGCGCGCGGAGCTGCGCCGCCGGTTCCTCGCCGACGGCTTCCCGCCGCCGACGGGCCGGCCGGGCGACGCCGCCGCCGGCGGGCCCGGGGCGGCCCCGGCGGGGGAGGAGGGCTTGGTGGCCCCCGGCCGGCCGGCGGTCCGCGCCGTCGTCCGCGCCGCGCTCGCCGACGTCCTCGGCCGCCCGGCCGAGACGGACCGACCCTTCTACGAGCTGGGCGTCGGCTCCGTCGAGATCGTCGCGCTGCGGGCCAGGCTGGAGGAGGCGCTGGGCCGCTCGGTGCCGCAGCCCGCGCTGTTCGCCCACCCGACCGTCGACGCCCTCGCCGCGCACCTCGCCGCCGCCGGCCCGGCCCCCGCCGGGGGAGAGGCGGCGGCGCGGCCGGCGGACCGGCGGGTCGCCGTCGTCGGGATGGCCGCCCGCTTCCCCGGCGCGGCGGACGTCGACGAGTTCTGGGCGGCGCTGCTGGCGGGGGTGGAGAGCGTCCGCGCGTTCACCCCGGCGGAGCTGGCCGCCGCCGGGGTGCCCGAGCACCTCGCGGCGGACCCGGGATACGTCGCGGCCAGCGGCGTGCTGGACGACGTCGCCGGCTTCGACGCCGCATTCTTCGGCGTCAGCCCCCGCGAGGCCGAGCTGCTGGACCCGCAGCACCGGCTGTTCCTGGAGACCTGCCAGCACGCCCTGGAGGACGCCGGCTGCCCCGGCGAGGCCGGCGGCCGGCGGATCGGCGTCTTCGCCGGCGGCGGCATGAACCTGTACCCGCACCACACCTACCTGCGCCACCAGCTCCCGCAGGCCGTCGCCTCCGCCGACCCGGCCACCGCCATCGGCGCGGCGTTGGGCAACCAGCCCGACTTCCTGGCCACCCGGGTCGCGTACCGGCTGGGGCTGACCGGACCCGCCGTGACCGTGCAGACCGCCTGCTCCACCTCGCTCGTCGCGGTGCACCTGGCCGCCCGCGCCCTGCTCGCCGGGGACGCCGACGTCGCCGTCGCGGGCGCGGTGGCGGTGCACGTCCCGCAGGTCACCGGCTACCGGCACACCCCCGGGTCGATCCTGTCGGCATCCGGCCGGTGCCGGCCCTTCGACGCCGACGCCGACGGCACGGTCGGCGGCAACGGGGTCGCCGCGGTGGTGCTCAAGCCGCTGGACCGGGCGCTCGCCGACGGCGACCGCATCCACGCGGTGCTGCTCGGCTCGGCCGTCAACAACGACGGGTCGGGCAAGGTCGGGTGGACCGCGCCCGGGGTGGCGGGGCAGGTCGACGTGGTCCGGCGGGCGTTGCGCGACGCCGGGGTGCCGGCCGCCTCCATCGGGTACGTCGAGGCGCACGGCACCGGCACCGCCCTCGGCGACCCGGTCGAGCACCACGCGCTCGCCGAGGCGTACGCGCCCGCGCGGGCGTTCCTCGGCTCGGTGAAGGCCAACATCGGCCACCTGGACAGCTGCGCCGGCATGGCCGGGCTGATCAAGGCCGTGCTCGCCGTCCGCTCCGGCCGGGTGCCGCCGCAGATCAACTTCGCCCGGCCGAACCCCGCGCTGCGTCTGGCCGACGGGCCGTTCACGGTGACCACCGTCGCCGCCGACTGGCCGGCGACCGGGGCGCCCCGGCGCGCCGCCGTCAGCGCCCTCGGCGTCGGCGGCACCAACGCCCACGTCGTCGTCGAGCAGCCGCCGGCCCCGCCGCCGCGCGCCGCCGACCCGCCCGACGTGGTTCCCGGGCTGCTGCCGATCTCCGCCGCCGACCCCGCCGCGCTGGCCGCGCTCGCCCTGCGGCACCGGGACCGGCTGCGCGCCGACCCCGACCTGGCCCTGGCCGACGTGGTGCGCACCGCCGGCACCGGCCGCCGGCACCTGGGCCACCGGCTCGTCGCCCTCGGTGGGTCGACCGCCGCCCTCGCCGAGGCCCTCGACCGGCACGCCGCCGGACTGCCGGCCGACGTGCTGACGGGCGAGGCCGGTGGGGACGCCGGCGGGCCGGTCGCCCTCGCCTTCCCCGGCCAGGGCGACGTCGGCGACGCGCTGCTCCCGCTGGCCGCCCGGTTCCCGGTCGTCCGGGTGGTGCTCGACGAGGCCGCCGCCGCGTACCGGGAGGCCGTCGGCGGCGACCTCGTCGCCCGGCTGCGCGCGGACCGGCCGGCCGTCGCCCGGCCCACCGACGTCGCCCAGCCGGCGCTGGTCGTCGCCGGGGTGGCACTGGCCCGGCTGTGGCGCTCGTGGGGCCTGTCCGTGGGCCACGTCCTCGGCCACAGCGTCGGCGAGTACACCGCCCTGGTCGTCGCGGGCGCGCTGCCCCTCGCCGACGCCGTGCGGCTCGCCGCCCACCGGGGCCGCCTGATGGCCGACCACCTGCCGCCCGGCGCGATGCTGGCGGTGCTGGCCGACCGGCCGACCGTGGACGCGCTGGCCGCCGGGTCGCCGCTGGAGCTGGCGGCGGTCAACGGGCCGACGCAGCACGTCCTCGCCGGCCCACCCGACGCCGTCGCCGCCGTCGCCGACCGGGCCGCCCGGCTCGGGGTGGCGACCCGGCGGCTCCCCGTCGACCGGGCGTTCCACTCGGCGGCGGTCGCGCCGGTGCTGGGCCCGCTGCGCGAGCTGGCCGCCACGGTCGAGTTCCGGCCGACCCGGCTGCCGCTGGTCAACGCCCTCGACGGCCGGGTCCGCCCGCCCGGCTGGCGGCCCGACGCCGAGCACCTGTGCCGGCACGCCCGCGAGCCGGTGCGCTGGCACGACGCGGTGTCCACCCTGTCCGCCGAGGCGGTCGCGACGGTGGTCGAGGCGGGCGCGGGCGGCCTGCTCACCGCCCTCGCGGGCACGACCGGAGCCGCCCCCGGGGCGACCGGCGCGGGGCCGCGGTGGGTGCCGTCGCAGCGGCGGGGGCTCGACCCGGTGGCGGGGCTGTGGCGGGCGGTGGCAGAGCTGCACGTCGCGGGCACGCCGGTGGACTGGGCGGCGCTCGTGGACGGGCACGGCGGACGCCGGGTGACGCTGCCCAGCTATCCCTTCCAGCGCCGCCCCTTCTGGGCGACCCCGGAGCCCGCAGCCGCATCGGCTCCCGTCGTGTCCCCGGCTCCCGTCGTGTCCCCGGCCCCCGCCGTGTCTCCTGCTCCCGCCGGTGACAGGCGGGCGGACGCGGTGCCGGCGGCGTCCCCGGCGGGGACGGCGGGCGGGGCGGACGCGGTGCTGGAGCGGGTCCGGGCGCTGACCGCCGAGCGACTCGGCCTGGCCGCCGCCGAGGTCGATCCGGACGCCGGCTTCTTCGCCCTGGGCGCGGACTCGCTCCTGCTGATCACCATGTCCCGGGAGATCGAGCGCGACTTCGCCGTCCGGGTGCCGGTGCGGGACCTGTTCACCACCGTCGACACGCCGCGCCGGCTCGCCACGGCGATCACCGCCGCCGCGCCGCCGACCGGTCCGGACGCCACGGCGTCGGCGGCGTCCCCACCCGCCACCGACGGCGGACCGTCCGGGGACGCCCGCCGGCCGGTGCCGGGCGAGCTGGTCGACGTCGTCCGGCAGCAGCTCGACCTGATGCGCCAGCAGCTCGCCCTGCTCGGTGTCGCCGCCGGCCTGCCGGCGGACCCGCCCACCGCCCCGCCGGAGCCCGCCGCCCCGCCGCGCCCCGCGCCCACGCCGGCCCCCGCGTACGCCCCGCCAACCCCCGCCCCCACCCCTGCGCCCCCGGCCCCCGCTTCCGTGCCGGTCCCCGTGTCCGGGCCGGCGCCTGCTGCCGCGCCGGCCGGCGCGGACCCGCGCCCGGCGGCCGGCGCGGCGACGAGGCCGGACACCGTCGACTTCAGCCTCTACTTCTTCGGCGACTATCCCGACCAGGACCGCGACGACAAGTACGGCGTCATCGTCGACGCGGCGGAGTTCGCCGACGCGCACGGCTTCCACGCCGTCTGGCTGCCCGAGCGGCACTTCCACTCCTTCGGCGGCCTCTTCCCCAACCCGTCGGTCCTCGCCGCCGCCCTCGCGACCCGCACCCGGCGGGTACGGCTCAACGCCGGCTCGGTCGTGCTGCCGCTGCACCACCCCGTCCGGGTCGCCGAGGAGTGGTCCATGGTGGACAACCTCTCCGGCGGCCGGATCGGGCTGGGCTGCGCGCCGGGCTGGCACGCCAACGACTTCGTCTTCCACCCCGAGCACTTCGGCCGGCACAAGCAGGTGATGTACGAGCACCTGGAGACCGTCCGGCGGCTGTGGCGCGGGGACGCGGTGCCGGCCCGCTCCGGCAGCGGCGAGGCACTCGACGTGCGTCTGTTCCCCCGCCCGGTGCAGCCCGAGCCGCCGGTGTTCACGGCGATCGTCGGCAACCCCGACAGCTACCGGGAGGCCGCCCGCCGCGACGTCGGGGTGGTGACCAACCTGATGACGCAGGACGTGGCGGGCCTCGCCGAGAACGTGGCGCTCTACCGGCGCACCCGCGCCGAGCACGGCCTCGACCCGGCCGGCGGGCGGGTGGTGGTGCTGCTGCACACCTACCTCGGCGAGGACGCCGACCGGGCCCGCGCCGAGGCGTTCGAGCCGTTCTGCGCGTACCTGCGCTCGTCGTTCAGCCTGCTCGGCCAGGTGGTCAACAGCCTCGGCATGAACATCGACCTGGCCGGCACCCCCGACGAGGACGTGCGGTTCGTGCTGGGGCGGGCGTACGAGCGGTACTGCGCGCAGCGGGCCCTCATCGGCTCGCCGCAGAGCTGCCGGTCCGTGGTGGAGGCGGTGCTCGCCGCGGGGGCCGACGAGATCGCCTGCTTCGTCGACTTCGGACTGCCCGCCGACGCCGTCCGCGCCGGCCTGCCGGTGCTCGACGCGCTGCGCCGGGCCACCCCGCGCCGACCCGTCGGCGACCCGCCGCACCCCGGCGGGCGGACCGCGCCGCTGTCGTCGGCGCAGCGCCGGCTGTGGCTGATGGAACGGCTGCACCCGGGCACGCCCGCCTACAACGAGGCGGCGGCCGTGCGGCTGGTCGGCCCCCTCGACCACGCCGCGCTGCGGGGCGCGCTGCGCGACGTGGTCGACCGGCACGCCCCGCTGCGCACCCACTACGCGGAGGTCGCCGGGGAGCCCCGGCAGGTCGTCCGCGACCGGGTGCCGGTCGAGCTGCCGGTGCGCGAGCACACCGGCGGGGCCGAGGACGAGGCGGTCCGCGCCGCGCTGGCCGCCGAGAGCCGCCGGGTGTTCGACCTGGCCGCCGGGCCGGTGTTCGCCTTCACGCTGCTGCGCTTCTCCGCCACCCGGCACGTGCTGGTGCTGGCCTTCCACCACCTGGCCACCGACGGCGGCTCGTACGCCGTGCTGACCGACGAGGTGTCGGCCCGCTACCGGGCCCGGGTGACCGGCGTCGCGGCGGAGCTGCCCCCGCTGCCGGTGACCTACCCGGAGCTGGCGGCGGCCGGCGACGGCGAGCCCGACGACAAGGACCTGGCCTACTGGCGGGGCCAGCTCGACCCGGCCCCGCCCACCCTCGTCCTGCCCTCCGACCTGGCCCGCCCGGCGCTGCCGTCGGCGGCCGGGGAGAGCGTCTTCCGCGAGCTGCCCGCCGAGCTGGCGCGGCGGGTCCGGCGGTTCAGCCGCGCCGAGGGGGTCACCCCGTTCACCACCCTGCTGAGCGCGTTCGGGGTGCTGCTGTCCCGGTTCACCGGCCAGGACGACCTGGTGGTCGGCACCGGCACGAGCGGCCGGGACGAGCGGACCGCCGGCCTCGTCGGGTTCTTCGTGCGAACCCTCCCGCTGCGGCTGGACCTCACCGGCGACCCGAGCTTCCGCGAGCTGCTGGCCCGGGTGCGGGTCACCGCCGCCGACGGGTACGAGCACGACCGCGTCCCGTTCGACGCGCTGGTCGAGGCGGTCGCCCCGCACCGGGAGGCCGGCCGGCACCCCCTGTTCGACGTGGTGGTCGAGTACGAGAGCGGGCCCGGGGCGTTCGCCTTCGACCTGCCGGGCGTCACCGCCGAGCCGCTGCCGCTGGGCCTGGCCAAGGCCCCCGTCGACCTGATGGTCTACCTGTCGCACGGCGAGACGCTGCGCTGCCACGTGGAGTACCGCACCGACGTGCTCGACCGGGCGACCGTGGACCGGCTGCTCGACCACCTGCACCGGCTGCTCGACGTGCTGACCCGCGCGCCGGGCGAGCCCCTGTCCCGGCTGGCCGCCCGGTTCGACGACCCCGCCGCCCGGCCGGTCGGCCCGCGTCCCGCGCCGGCCGCCGACCGGTTGCACGACCTGTTCCTCCGGCAGGCCGACCGGACCCCCGACGCGGTGGCCGTGGTCGACGGGGAGCGGCGGTGGACGTACCGGGAACTGCGGGACCGGGCGCGGGCGCTGGCCCGCCGGGTCGCGGCGCACGGCGTCGGCCCGGACGACCTGGTGGCGGTGCTGCTGCCGCGCCGGGCGGAGCTGGTCGCGGCGCAGCTCGGCGCGCTGCTGGCCGGCGCGGCATTCCTGCCGCTGGACCCGGACCTGCCGGCGGCCCGGCTGCGCGACCTGCTCGCCGACAGCGACGCCCGCCTGCTGCTGACCGCCGCCGACGTCGCCGACCCGTTCGCGGAGACCGGCTCCGGCGCCGGCGGATCCGCCCCGGGGGCCGCCGGTTCCGGAGCCGTCCGGGTGGCGCGGATGCTGGTGGACCGGCCCGGCGACCCCGGCCTGCCCGACCCCGTCGACGCCGCCGGCCCCGGCCACCTCGCCTGGTGCGTCCACACCTCCGGCTCCACCGGCCGCCCCCGGCTGGTGGGCGTGCCGCACCGGGCCGCCGTGGACGTCGTGGACTGGCACGTCCGCGCCCTGGCCCTCACCGGCGCGGACACCGTGGCGCACGCGCTCGGCCTCGGGTTCGACGCGAACCTCGCCGAGATCCATCCGACGCTGGCCGCCGGGGCGACCCTGCACCTCGTGCCGTCGCGGGTGCGCGCGGACCCGGCGCGGCTGGTCGACCGGTGGCGGCGGGCCGGGGTGACGGTCGCCTACCTGCCGGCGCCCCTGGCGGAGCTGGTGTTCGCGGTGCCGCCGGCCCCGGCCGTCCGGGTCCTGGTGGTCGGGGGCAGCCAGCTGCGCCGCCGCCCGCCGGCCGGGTACCCGGCGGAGGTCCTCGACGCCTACGGCCCGACCGAGGCCGCGATCGTCACCACCGCCGGCCCGGTGCCGCCCGCCGGGACGGGCCCGATCGATATCGGCCGCCCCGTGGACCACCGCCGCCTCTACGTGCTGGGCCGCGACGGGACGCCGGTGCCGGCCGGCGCGGTCGGCGAGCTGCACGTCGGCGGCACCGGCCTCGCCCGCGGCTACCTGGGGCGGCCCGGCGCGACGGCGGCGGCGTTCCTGCCGGACCCGAACGCCGCCGAGCCGGGGGCCCGGATGTACCGCACCGGCGACCTGGTGCGGCTGCGCGGCGACGGCACGGTCGAGTTCCGCGGCCGGGTCGACGACCAGGTGAAGATCGCCGGGCACCGGGTGGAGCCGGGCGAGGCGGCCGCCGCGCTGGCCCTGCTGCCGGGGGTACGGCAGGCCGCCGTCGTCGCCCGGCACGACCGGGCCGAGCCGTACCTCGTCGGCTACGTCGTCCCCGACACCGCTGACGGCCCCGACGCCGACACCGCTGACGCCGACACCGCTGACGCCGACACCGGTGCCGCCGGCGGTGCCGCGCCGCCGGACGCCCGCACCGCCCGGCTGGCCGCCGAGCTGGGGGAGCGGCTGCCGGCGCACCTGGTGCCGCGCGCCTGGGTGGTGCTGGACGCGCTGCCCGTCGGCGACACCGGCAAGGTCGACGTGTCCCGGCTGCCCGCGCCCGCCGCGCCGCCCGCCGGCGAGGAGCCACGGCCGGGCGTGGAGCGGCTCGTCCACGACGCGTGGTGCGCGGAGCTGGGCGTGCCCCGGGTGCCGCTGGACGTCTCGTACTTCGCCGCCGGGGGCGACTCCCTGGGCGCGGTGCGGCTGGCCAACCGGCTGCGCGAGGCGCTCGGCGTCGACGTCGGCGTGGACCGGGTGCTGCGCAGCCCGGGGGTGCGGGCGATGGCCGCGGCCCTCGACCCGGCCGGCCGGGCGCCGGCGACGTACCAGCAGGAGCTGATGTGGCACCGCCAGCGCCAGGCCCCGAACCCGGCGGCCGTGCACATGGCCGTACGCGTCGACCTCACCGGCCCGCTCGACGTCCCCGCCCTCACCGCGGCGGTCGACGCCCTGGTGGGCCGGCACGAGGCGCTGCGTACCCGGGTCGTGGCCGGCGACGGCGGGGCGGTGCAGGAGGTGCTGCCGCACCGCCCGGTGGCGGTGCCCGTGGTCGACCTCGCCGCCACCGACGCCGACGCCGCCGCGGTGCGGGCGTGGTGCGTGGCGGTCGGCCGGGAGCCGTTCCCGGCCGACGGGCCGTGGCTGCGCGCCCGGCTCGCCCGGCTGGCCGCCGACCGCTGGGTGCTGTCGCTGGTCGTGCACCACCTGTGCGGGGACGGCTGGTCGATGCTCCAGCTCCTCGACGAGCTGGCTCGGGCGTACGCGGGCGCGCCGCCCGCGCGCGTCCCGGCCCTGCGCTACGTCGAGCACGCGCGCCGGCAGCGCGCGGCGCAGGTGCCGCCGGAGGCGCTGCGGCACTGGCGGGAGACGCTCGCCGACCTGCCCCGGGCCGTCGCGCTGCCCACCGACCGGCCCCGCCCGGCCGTGCCCTCGGGCGTCGGCGCGGAGTACGCCTTCACGCTGCCGGCCGCGCTCACCGGGCGGCTGACCCGGCTCGCCGCCGGCGCGGGGCTGACGCTGTTCCCGCTGCTCGCGGCCGCCTACGCCCGGTTCGTCGGCGCGCTGACCGGCACCCGCGACGTCCTGCTGGCCTGCCCCTACGCGCACCGGGACCGCCGGGAGCTGGAGGCGGTGGTCGGCCTGTTCACCGGCACCCTGCCGCTGCGGGTGCGGCTGCGCGACGACGAGCCCCTGGCCGACCTGGCCGCCCGGTTCGACGCGGTGTTCCTGGCCGCGGTGCGGCACCAGCCGGCCCCGCTGCCGGCCCTCTACGCCGCGGTGGACCCCGGCTGGCGGATGGGGGACCCGCCGCCGTTCGCCGGGGCGCTGTTCACCTGGAACCCGGGGATGCCGCCGGCGCGCCTGCCGGGGCTGGCGGCGGAGGTCACCGACCAGGGGTTGGACTGCGCCCGGCGGGACTGGTCGATCATGCTCACCCCCGCCGGCGACGGCCTGCTCGGCGTCGTCGAGTACTCGACGGACCTGTACGACGAGTCGACCGTCGCCGAGCGCTGCCGCCGGTACGTCGACATCCTCGTGCGGGCGGCCGGGTAG
- a CDS encoding GNAT family N-acetyltransferase yields the protein MFVRPLTADAELRPLEPWRAEEFLHHLDRAREHIAPWVGASFVATDLASARAVLHRYADAWARDAGGIWGIWLTGPAPRQPTLVGGVMFVSFDTALGVCEAGCWLEPGAQGRGLITRAAGLIVDWAVRERGVHRVEWRTNPRNTRSIAVARRLGMRRDGTLRQAVPGPRGRIDIDVWSVLADEWRPPV from the coding sequence GTGTTCGTTCGCCCCCTGACCGCCGACGCCGAGCTGCGTCCGCTGGAGCCGTGGCGGGCCGAGGAGTTCCTCCACCACCTCGACCGCGCCCGGGAGCACATCGCGCCCTGGGTGGGTGCGTCGTTCGTGGCCACCGACCTCGCGTCCGCGCGGGCCGTCCTGCATCGCTACGCCGACGCGTGGGCCCGCGACGCCGGCGGGATCTGGGGCATCTGGCTCACGGGTCCGGCCCCGCGGCAGCCGACGCTGGTCGGCGGGGTCATGTTCGTCTCGTTCGACACCGCGCTGGGCGTGTGCGAGGCCGGCTGCTGGCTGGAGCCGGGCGCGCAGGGGCGGGGCCTGATCACCCGCGCCGCCGGCCTGATCGTCGACTGGGCGGTGCGGGAGCGGGGCGTCCACCGGGTCGAGTGGCGGACGAACCCGCGCAACACCCGCAGCATCGCCGTGGCCCGCCGGCTGGGCATGCGCCGCGACGGCACGCTGCGCCAGGCGGTCCCCGGGCCGCGCGGGCGGATCGACATCGACGTCTGGTCGGTCCTCGCCGACGAGTGGCGGCCACCGGTCTGA